A single region of the Acidiferrobacteraceae bacterium genome encodes:
- a CDS encoding PilZ domain-containing protein, translating to MALFPSGKERRRAERRDIEVDATLTYEGFPPLKVRTRDLSATGVFLHCGSQSSPALGTEVYVEITPFDDQVEPMIVQAKVVRVTAEGIALAFME from the coding sequence ATGGCCCTGTTCCCCAGCGGGAAAGAACGCAGGAGAGCCGAGCGTCGCGATATTGAAGTCGACGCCACGCTCACCTACGAAGGCTTTCCACCCCTCAAAGTCCGAACCAGGGATCTGAGCGCCACCGGAGTGTTCCTTCACTGCGGTTCCCAATCGAGTCCCGCCCTGGGCACCGAGGTATACGTCGAGATTACCCCCTTCGACGACCAAGTCGAGCCCATGATTGTGCAGGCCAAGGTGGTACGTGTTACTGCCGAAGGCATCGCTCTGGCATTCATGGAATAG
- a CDS encoding CBS domain-containing protein, whose product MTEREVIRVRDVMKKDFDMVEGLTTVADALLKMKHVETKALLVNKRHPDDEYGIVLLADIARKVLARDRAPDRINIYEIMSKPVVSVDPEMDIRYCARLFDKFGLSRAPVVEQRKVVGIVSYTDMVLRGMYREIAAKNSG is encoded by the coding sequence ATGACCGAGCGCGAAGTCATTCGGGTGCGCGACGTGATGAAGAAGGACTTCGACATGGTCGAAGGGCTGACCACAGTCGCTGATGCCTTGCTCAAAATGAAGCATGTTGAAACCAAGGCCCTGCTGGTAAACAAGCGCCATCCCGACGACGAATACGGAATCGTTTTGTTGGCCGATATCGCCCGCAAGGTCCTCGCCCGTGATCGCGCCCCCGACCGGATCAATATCTACGAGATCATGAGCAAGCCTGTTGTATCCGTCGACCCGGAGATGGATATTCGCTATTGCGCGCGCCTGTTCGACAAATTTGGTCTGTCCCGCGCCCCTGTCGTCGAGCAAAGGAAGGTCGTGGGTATCGTCAGCTACACGGACATGGTCCTGCGCGGAATGTACAGGGAAATCGCGGCCAAGAACTCGGGCTGA
- a CDS encoding P-II family nitrogen regulator, with amino-acid sequence MHFKLLIALVEDSKSDAVMDAARNAGATGCTVINQARGEGLEETKTFLGLTLESQRDMLMFLVEEHLSREILETIARVGEFDVKPGTGIAFQIDVEDAVGVGHQIRELSGVVEDKL; translated from the coding sequence ATGCACTTCAAACTCCTGATCGCACTCGTCGAGGATTCCAAATCGGATGCCGTGATGGACGCCGCCCGGAATGCCGGGGCCACCGGCTGTACCGTGATCAACCAGGCCCGTGGAGAAGGCCTGGAAGAAACAAAAACCTTTCTCGGTCTGACGCTGGAGTCACAACGCGATATGCTTATGTTCCTTGTGGAGGAACACCTTAGCCGGGAGATCCTGGAAACCATTGCCCGAGTCGGCGAGTTCGACGTAAAACCCGGTACCGGTATCGCCTTCCAGATCGACGTGGAGGACGCCGTGGGCGTCGGCCATCAGATACGGGAACTCAGTGGCGTGGTGGAGGACAAGCTATGA
- a CDS encoding DUF1538 domain-containing protein: MKKLVIGLIRSIRESIRDLLPIVLVVVVFQYGVLRQPFPDPLGLLSGTLLVVLGLTLFVQGLELGLFPIGEQLAYGFARKGSLSWLLIFAFVLGFGTTVAEPALIAVAGEAAGVAARGGVIGSDAAAQASYALGLRATVAVSVGLALVLGVFRIVKGWPIQYLIAGGYLAVVLLTPFAPREIVGIAYDSGGVTTSTVTVPLVAALGVGLASSIKGRNPMVDGFGLIAFASLTPIVFVLMFGMIYR; encoded by the coding sequence TTGAAGAAGCTGGTCATAGGCCTGATACGCAGTATTCGCGAGAGCATCCGCGATCTTCTTCCCATCGTTCTCGTCGTTGTCGTTTTTCAATACGGCGTGCTTCGCCAGCCCTTCCCGGACCCGCTCGGGCTTCTTTCCGGAACCTTGCTGGTCGTCCTCGGGTTGACTTTGTTTGTCCAGGGGCTGGAGCTCGGACTGTTTCCCATTGGCGAACAACTGGCCTACGGGTTTGCGCGCAAGGGAAGCCTCTCCTGGCTGTTGATCTTTGCCTTCGTGCTTGGTTTCGGAACCACGGTGGCGGAGCCTGCGCTCATCGCGGTCGCCGGAGAGGCCGCCGGTGTGGCCGCCCGCGGCGGTGTCATCGGCTCCGATGCCGCGGCACAGGCCTCTTACGCACTGGGACTGCGTGCCACGGTAGCGGTTTCCGTAGGCCTGGCCCTGGTGCTCGGCGTGTTCCGGATCGTCAAGGGATGGCCCATCCAGTATCTCATTGCCGGCGGATACCTTGCGGTGGTTCTGCTTACTCCGTTTGCACCGCGCGAGATCGTTGGAATCGCCTACGATTCGGGTGGTGTCACGACTTCTACGGTCACCGTGCCTCTCGTCGCCGCTCTTGGGGTCGGTCTGGCTTCCAGCATCAAGGGTCGCAACCCGATGGTTGATGGTTTCGGACTGATCGCGTTCGCGTCATTGACGCCAATCGTTTTCGTGCTGATGTTCGGGATGATCTACCGATGA
- a CDS encoding DUF1538 domain-containing protein, which translates to MNQLEQYLWIFLSTLRDVIPIAVILFGVQLFVLKRPIPRPRRTLLGFAYVVLGLSLFLIGLQDALFPLGRLMATQLTNPQFLGIAASAGGPPDWMDYRWVYLFAAAIGFATTIAEPSLIAVAIKAQTVSGGAIDVWGLRIAVALGVALGLAIGTFRIVTGTPLEYYIISGYVLVIVQTFFAPRMITALAYDSGGVTTSTVTVPLVTALGLGLASTVPGRSPLIDGFGLIAFASLFPMVTVMGYAQLIVYREKRRAIRRKAAEMEKSSHD; encoded by the coding sequence ATGAATCAGCTGGAACAATACCTCTGGATTTTTCTGTCCACGCTACGGGACGTGATCCCCATTGCCGTTATCCTGTTCGGCGTCCAGCTGTTCGTTTTGAAACGGCCCATTCCCAGGCCGCGCCGCACGCTGCTCGGATTCGCCTACGTGGTTCTTGGGCTCTCGCTTTTCCTGATCGGCCTGCAGGACGCCCTGTTCCCTCTGGGCCGACTCATGGCAACGCAGTTGACCAATCCGCAGTTCCTCGGCATTGCCGCATCTGCCGGGGGCCCACCTGACTGGATGGACTATCGCTGGGTCTATCTTTTTGCCGCCGCCATCGGCTTCGCGACAACCATCGCTGAACCGTCTCTCATCGCCGTGGCAATCAAGGCGCAGACCGTCTCCGGCGGCGCCATCGACGTGTGGGGACTGCGCATCGCCGTGGCCCTGGGCGTGGCGCTCGGCCTCGCCATCGGAACGTTCCGCATCGTCACCGGTACACCACTTGAGTACTATATTATTTCGGGCTACGTGCTCGTGATCGTGCAAACCTTCTTTGCTCCGCGAATGATCACCGCCCTCGCCTACGACTCCGGCGGGGTGACGACCTCGACCGTCACCGTCCCGCTGGTCACGGCGCTGGGTCTGGGTCTCGCCAGTACTGTGCCCGGTCGGTCGCCCTTGATCGACGGATTTGGTCTGATCGCCTTCGCCAGCCTGTTTCCCATGGTAACAGTGATGGGCTATGCTCAACTCATCGTGTACCGGGAGAAACGACGGGCGATTCGGCGCAAGGCGGCAGAAATGGAAAAATCTTCCCATGATTGA